In Piscinibacter sp. HJYY11, one genomic interval encodes:
- a CDS encoding class I SAM-dependent methyltransferase → MASWLKTPPGRYLLAWEQAQLDRCVADVFGFHALQLGLPELDALKANRMPHRWQAVDHPPGAGVDPALQGEVPPPRAIMLHCDFDALPFDSHSLDLVVLPHALERARDPHHALREVERVLVPEGRVVILGFNPGGLWALRQSLGRLLRSLGLARGRPLFMPGEGELLGYWRLRDWLRLLSFDIEEGRFGCYRPPFESDHWLARFEWMERTGGRWWPVLGAAYMLVAVKRVRGMRLIGLVRQKRVPAKAAPAVVRRTTATSQQHDIDTFID, encoded by the coding sequence TTGGCCTCTTGGCTGAAGACGCCGCCGGGCCGCTATCTGCTGGCCTGGGAGCAGGCCCAGCTGGACCGCTGCGTGGCCGATGTCTTCGGCTTTCACGCGCTTCAGCTCGGTTTGCCCGAGCTCGACGCGCTGAAGGCCAATCGCATGCCCCACCGCTGGCAAGCGGTGGACCACCCTCCCGGTGCCGGAGTGGACCCCGCGCTCCAAGGCGAAGTTCCCCCGCCGCGGGCCATCATGCTGCATTGCGATTTCGACGCCTTGCCCTTCGACAGCCACAGCCTCGACCTCGTCGTGCTGCCGCATGCCCTGGAGCGTGCACGCGACCCGCACCATGCGCTTCGCGAAGTCGAGCGTGTGCTGGTGCCCGAGGGGCGCGTCGTCATCCTCGGGTTCAACCCGGGTGGACTGTGGGCGCTGCGCCAGAGCCTGGGGCGCTTGCTGCGCAGCCTGGGCCTTGCACGCGGGCGGCCGCTCTTCATGCCGGGCGAGGGCGAGCTGCTCGGCTACTGGCGCCTGCGCGACTGGCTGCGGCTGCTCAGCTTCGACATCGAAGAGGGGCGCTTCGGCTGTTATCGGCCGCCGTTCGAGTCGGACCACTGGCTCGCCCGCTTCGAATGGATGGAACGCACCGGCGGCCGCTGGTGGCCGGTGCTCGGCGCCGCCTACATGCTCGTGGCCGTGAAGCGGGTGCGCGGCATGCGCCTGATCGGCCTCGTGCGCCAGAAGCGCGTGCCTGCCAAGGCGGCGCCGGCCGTGGTCCGCCGCACCACAGCAACATCACAGCAACATGACATCGATACCTTCATCGACTGA